A region from the Sandaracinus amylolyticus genome encodes:
- a CDS encoding metallopeptidase family protein encodes MRRRRVVLPSGLEVHVRAPEGAVRDDDVVDGTRLRFGRAIATLLAPGVVEGADVLALAMRDFHVLRDLLLRTGAIAPEPDDDARCRNCDAPLAFDPRELDPIELETAHASAPSPSLDPAPLPSPVRLPRGGIANEITMRPVTLREARPLLEALARDTPYRVTPRLLTAMGVLALGTLDRPVLMARVLGRASDAVWASVEQRYLELNAAPPLVAPLACPACGTLHEVVVPTPDELDPDATRTERDTGAPFLSEHEFERLVERLAPAIYEARGVRIEAVPPRVEPGVPATDIAGEPLLGSYEPRQEVDAAGYTQLEFVVTLYYRTFRRVWEDEGSYDVEAEIRETLDHELEHHLHHLAGHDPMDAAERAEARQELRALYGDRRLAKLAAREAARDLGQFVRVTWPFFVLIALALGAAAGFGWIRW; translated from the coding sequence ATGCGACGACGACGCGTGGTGCTCCCGTCCGGCCTCGAGGTGCACGTCCGTGCGCCCGAAGGCGCGGTGCGCGACGACGACGTCGTCGACGGCACACGCCTGCGCTTCGGGCGTGCGATCGCGACGCTCCTCGCGCCCGGCGTCGTCGAGGGCGCGGACGTGCTCGCCCTCGCGATGCGCGACTTCCACGTGCTGCGCGACCTGCTCCTCCGCACCGGCGCGATCGCGCCCGAGCCCGACGACGACGCCCGCTGTCGCAACTGCGACGCGCCGCTCGCGTTCGATCCGCGCGAGCTCGATCCCATCGAGCTCGAGACCGCGCACGCGAGCGCGCCCTCGCCTTCCCTCGATCCCGCGCCGCTCCCGAGCCCGGTGCGCCTCCCGCGCGGCGGCATCGCGAACGAGATCACGATGCGCCCGGTCACGCTTCGCGAAGCACGCCCGCTCCTCGAGGCGCTCGCGCGAGACACGCCGTATCGAGTAACGCCGCGCCTGCTCACCGCGATGGGCGTTCTCGCGCTCGGTACGCTCGATCGTCCGGTGCTGATGGCGCGCGTGCTCGGTCGCGCGAGCGATGCCGTGTGGGCCTCGGTGGAGCAGCGATACCTCGAGCTCAACGCGGCGCCGCCGCTCGTCGCGCCCCTCGCGTGTCCGGCGTGCGGCACGCTGCACGAGGTCGTCGTGCCCACGCCCGACGAGCTCGATCCCGACGCGACGCGCACCGAGCGCGACACCGGCGCGCCGTTCCTCTCGGAGCACGAATTCGAGCGGCTCGTCGAGCGCCTCGCGCCGGCGATCTACGAAGCGCGCGGCGTGCGCATCGAGGCCGTCCCGCCGCGTGTCGAGCCCGGCGTGCCTGCGACCGACATCGCGGGTGAGCCGCTGCTCGGCAGCTACGAGCCTCGCCAAGAAGTGGACGCGGCCGGCTACACCCAGCTGGAATTCGTCGTGACGCTCTACTACCGGACCTTCCGCCGCGTGTGGGAGGACGAGGGCTCCTACGATGTCGAAGCCGAGATCCGCGAGACGCTCGATCACGAGCTCGAGCACCACCTCCATCACCTCGCGGGCCACGATCCGATGGACGCCGCCGAGCGCGCCGAGGCCCGCCAGGAGCTCCGCGCCCTCTACGGCGATCGCCGGCTCGCGAAGCTCGCGGCGCGGGAAGCGGCGCGCGATCTCGGTCAGTTCGTTCGCGTGACGTGGCCCTTCTTCGTGCTGATCGCGCTCGCGCTCGGCGCGGCGGCCGGCTTCGGATGGATTCGTTGGTGA
- a CDS encoding sigma 54-interacting transcriptional regulator, producing MAKNVPHQSVPTGSVETFPTFGDDATDPTPGLVLVYSRLHRQLPSAVAFVDPLTTIGREADNDLSIPEPAVSRYHAVVERREDGCWLIDKGSTNGTIVNGARTHGARLASQDLVRVGDAVFRFADRGVLSYSAYRLDGSVIAAMRPVRHAIRSQLVGGCQIDLLLERVEKVAKTGLACVIHGESGTGKELLARTIHDASERRGPFQAINCAALPANLIESELFGYRKGAFTGATQDKHGLVRAAHLGTLFLDEIGDMPLEAQAKLLRVLQEREVLPIGATQPERVDVRVVCATHRTLEAEVAAGRFRGDLLARLREFSVRIPPLRERREDLHPLVLHFLKRAGRPEATVTLPFMLGLAQYAWPYNVRELESAVKLAVALSDGHDIDVRHLPETVQHALRQPPAASRPVAQPSLSSPTTQPDRARFAAAAAPSSRLGTPTEAELREILARHRGNIAAVGRELGKERMQVHRWLKRYAIDINDYRG from the coding sequence ATGGCGAAGAACGTCCCGCACCAGAGCGTCCCGACCGGCTCGGTCGAGACGTTCCCGACCTTCGGCGACGACGCGACGGATCCCACGCCGGGCCTCGTGCTCGTCTACTCGCGTCTCCACCGACAGCTCCCCTCCGCGGTCGCGTTCGTCGATCCGCTGACGACGATCGGTCGCGAGGCGGACAACGACCTGTCGATCCCCGAGCCCGCGGTGTCGCGCTACCACGCGGTCGTCGAGCGTCGCGAGGACGGCTGCTGGCTCATCGACAAGGGCTCGACGAACGGCACGATCGTCAACGGCGCGCGCACCCACGGCGCGCGGCTCGCGTCGCAGGATCTCGTGCGCGTCGGGGACGCGGTGTTCCGCTTCGCCGATCGCGGCGTGCTCTCGTACAGCGCGTACCGCCTCGACGGCAGCGTGATCGCCGCGATGCGCCCGGTGCGCCACGCGATCCGCTCGCAGCTCGTCGGCGGCTGCCAGATCGATCTGCTGCTCGAGCGCGTCGAGAAGGTCGCGAAGACCGGCCTCGCGTGCGTGATCCACGGCGAGAGCGGCACCGGCAAGGAGCTGCTCGCGCGCACGATCCACGACGCGAGCGAGCGCCGCGGCCCGTTCCAGGCGATCAACTGCGCCGCGCTGCCCGCGAACCTGATCGAGAGCGAGCTCTTCGGCTATCGCAAGGGCGCGTTCACCGGCGCGACGCAGGACAAGCACGGCCTCGTCCGCGCCGCGCACCTCGGCACGCTCTTCCTCGACGAGATCGGCGACATGCCGCTCGAGGCCCAGGCGAAGCTGCTGCGCGTGCTCCAGGAGCGCGAGGTGCTGCCGATCGGCGCGACGCAGCCCGAGCGCGTCGACGTGCGCGTCGTGTGCGCGACGCACCGCACGCTCGAGGCCGAGGTCGCGGCGGGGCGCTTCCGCGGTGATCTGCTGGCGCGCCTCCGCGAGTTCTCGGTGCGCATCCCGCCGCTGCGCGAGCGACGCGAGGATCTGCACCCGCTCGTGCTGCACTTCCTGAAGCGCGCGGGGCGCCCCGAGGCGACGGTCACGCTGCCGTTCATGCTCGGCCTCGCGCAGTACGCGTGGCCGTACAACGTGCGCGAGCTCGAGAGCGCGGTGAAGCTCGCCGTCGCGCTCTCCGACGGCCACGACATCGACGTGCGCCACCTGCCCGAGACCGTGCAGCACGCGCTGCGACAGCCGCCCGCGGCGAGCCGTCCCGTCGCGCAGCCGTCGCTCTCGAGCCCGACCACGCAGCCGGACCGCGCGCGCTTCGCGGCCGCGGCCGCGCCGAGCTCGCGCCTCGGCACCCCGACCGAGGCCGAGCTCCGCGAGATCCTCGCGCGCCATCGCGGCAACATCGCGGCGGTGGGCCGCGAGCTCGGCAAGGAGCGCATGCAGGTCCACCGCTGGCTGAAGCGCTACGCGATCGACATCAACGACTACCGCGGCTGA
- a CDS encoding hybrid sensor histidine kinase/response regulator, with the protein MNPVADDSLDWLAGLGLVVIEERLDGSARSIGPGGASIIERFDVALARATHLTGSDARLGALIRQARASGAAMVELAGARIGLHRRGDRLLAIVVPQDRTSASIVHELANALTGIAGWTRLATTAGPMPERARSAVEVLDRATNDALDTARTLLASLQGHAEIGEGSDVSDVVGAAISMLRPLSDDKDIVVRAKLPTGLRAAARPAELRAIATNLIKNAIEALEPGGEIVVAADAADDRVVLTVVDDGPGMDDATLAHIFDPFVTHKASGTGLGLALVRDLAQARGGDVRAESGRGRGARFVVRLPALLDARAEARERRQNLRGSGVRRRSTAPLKRPIRVLVVDDDESLRGMVTATLEIRGASVVAVPGVHEAMAVDQTFDLALVDLSLRDGRGDCLLAWLREQHRTHRAVLMSGAPVTPDEVTHADEVLRKPFTLEDLAEVVDRVVRAGARAPRDRSRGA; encoded by the coding sequence ATGAATCCAGTGGCGGACGACTCGCTCGATTGGCTCGCCGGGCTCGGCCTCGTGGTGATCGAGGAGCGCCTCGACGGCTCCGCGCGCTCGATCGGCCCGGGCGGCGCGAGCATCATCGAGCGCTTCGACGTCGCGCTCGCGCGTGCGACGCACCTCACCGGCAGCGACGCGCGGCTGGGCGCGCTCATCCGCCAGGCACGCGCGAGCGGGGCCGCGATGGTCGAGCTCGCGGGCGCGCGCATCGGGCTGCACCGGCGCGGCGATCGCCTGCTCGCGATCGTCGTTCCGCAGGACCGCACCTCCGCGAGCATCGTGCACGAGCTCGCGAACGCGCTCACCGGCATCGCGGGCTGGACGCGCCTCGCGACGACCGCGGGCCCGATGCCGGAGCGCGCACGCTCGGCCGTCGAGGTGCTCGATCGCGCGACGAACGACGCGCTCGACACTGCGCGCACGCTGCTCGCGTCGCTCCAGGGGCACGCGGAGATCGGTGAAGGCAGCGACGTCTCGGACGTGGTCGGCGCCGCGATCTCGATGCTGCGCCCGCTCTCGGACGACAAGGACATCGTGGTGCGCGCGAAGCTGCCCACCGGGCTGCGCGCCGCAGCGCGTCCCGCAGAGCTCCGCGCGATCGCGACGAACCTGATCAAGAACGCGATCGAAGCGCTCGAGCCTGGCGGCGAGATCGTCGTCGCGGCGGACGCAGCCGACGATCGCGTCGTGCTCACCGTCGTCGACGACGGGCCGGGCATGGACGACGCGACGCTCGCGCACATCTTCGACCCGTTCGTGACGCACAAGGCGAGCGGCACCGGGCTCGGGCTCGCGTTGGTGCGCGACCTCGCGCAGGCGCGCGGCGGCGACGTGCGCGCGGAGAGTGGTCGCGGCCGAGGCGCGCGCTTCGTGGTGCGACTTCCCGCGCTGCTCGACGCGCGCGCGGAAGCGCGCGAGCGACGTCAGAACCTGCGCGGCAGCGGGGTGCGGCGTCGCTCGACCGCGCCGCTCAAGCGCCCGATCCGCGTGCTCGTCGTCGACGACGACGAGTCGCTCCGCGGCATGGTCACCGCGACGCTCGAGATCCGTGGCGCGAGCGTCGTCGCCGTGCCCGGCGTGCACGAGGCGATGGCCGTCGATCAGACCTTCGATCTCGCGCTCGTCGATCTCTCGCTGCGCGACGGTCGCGGCGACTGCCTCCTGGCGTGGCTCCGCGAGCAGCACCGCACGCACCGCGCGGTGCTCATGAGCGGCGCGCCGGTCACGCCCGACGAAGTGACCCACGCCGACGAAGTGCTCCGGAAGCCGTTCACGCTCGAGGATCTCGCGGAGGTCGTCGATCGCGTCGTGCGCGCCGGCGCGCGCGCCCCGCGCGATCGCTCGCGCGGGGCGTGA
- a CDS encoding TonB family protein: MTRSARAMSYGAAVSLLAHLAIAWLLPTLSATRTDAADAPAELAIDVRFSDEAGDGTAVRVPGAATPLEPGGADPEHNVDARDRGQGGDRTGAQRVIRLLPRADQVTLSDAPMNALGVGQTQRIETARDRATREDRRATPHPADDPFLASGDGEHPERRPVARVDAAPGARVAPEAGTRGAPIAGSERVVTADSGSTRGGTNEGALTTEPSGAASDSPGRGIVRGRGARATESARVALGRPTVDEAAAATPSESRDARVRDDTDAELLAARMMQSVVESTQRRGEEDGEGRGGARGLGAPGTGGGRREGGRARALGPGDGAYDALDTSDGRYRRWFVETRRRIENAMVFPRERAMRMDQGTSVVELVVRRDGTLARAPRVVRSSGFDDFDGAAIAAIRSTIPFSPLPDDLVPGRESLRIRMPLEFSNPMVR; the protein is encoded by the coding sequence ATGACGCGTTCCGCGCGCGCGATGTCGTACGGGGCGGCGGTGTCGCTGCTCGCGCACCTGGCGATCGCGTGGCTGCTCCCGACGCTCTCGGCGACCCGCACCGACGCGGCGGACGCGCCGGCAGAGCTCGCGATCGACGTGCGCTTCTCGGACGAGGCGGGCGACGGCACCGCCGTGCGCGTGCCGGGCGCGGCGACGCCGCTCGAGCCGGGCGGCGCCGATCCCGAGCACAACGTCGACGCGCGCGATCGCGGTCAGGGCGGCGATCGCACCGGCGCGCAGCGCGTGATCCGCCTGCTCCCGCGCGCCGATCAGGTGACGCTGAGCGACGCGCCGATGAACGCGCTCGGCGTCGGGCAGACCCAGCGCATCGAGACTGCCCGCGATCGCGCGACGCGCGAGGATCGACGCGCGACGCCGCACCCCGCCGACGATCCGTTCCTCGCGTCGGGCGACGGAGAACACCCGGAGCGCAGGCCCGTCGCGCGCGTCGACGCCGCGCCGGGCGCGCGTGTCGCGCCCGAAGCAGGCACGCGCGGCGCGCCGATCGCAGGCAGCGAGCGCGTCGTGACCGCGGACTCGGGATCGACGCGCGGCGGCACGAACGAGGGCGCGCTCACGACCGAGCCGAGCGGTGCGGCGAGCGACTCGCCGGGGCGCGGGATCGTCCGAGGGCGTGGCGCGCGCGCGACGGAGAGCGCGCGCGTCGCGCTCGGGCGTCCGACCGTCGACGAGGCTGCCGCGGCCACGCCCTCGGAGTCGCGCGATGCGCGCGTGCGCGACGACACCGACGCCGAGCTCCTCGCCGCGCGGATGATGCAGTCGGTCGTCGAGTCGACGCAGCGACGCGGCGAAGAAGACGGCGAAGGGCGCGGTGGCGCGCGCGGCCTCGGCGCGCCGGGCACGGGCGGAGGACGTCGGGAAGGCGGACGCGCGCGCGCGCTCGGCCCCGGCGACGGCGCGTACGACGCGCTCGACACGAGCGACGGTCGCTATCGACGCTGGTTCGTCGAGACGCGGCGGCGCATCGAGAACGCGATGGTGTTCCCGCGCGAGCGCGCGATGCGGATGGACCAGGGCACGAGCGTGGTCGAGCTCGTCGTGCGGCGCGACGGAACGCTCGCGCGCGCGCCGCGCGTCGTGCGCTCGAGCGGGTTCGACGACTTCGACGGCGCGGCGATCGCCGCGATCCGGAGCACGATTCCCTTCTCGCCGCTGCCCGACGATCTGGTGCCCGGGCGCGAGAGCCTGCGCATCCGGATGCCGCTCGAGTTCTCGAACCCGATGGTGCGTTGA